In a single window of the Drosophila miranda strain MSH22 chromosome XL, D.miranda_PacBio2.1, whole genome shotgun sequence genome:
- the LOC108164581 gene encoding mucin-5AC isoform X6: protein MLPFRRGAAWQTLFLLCALAYCINEASSEGRVVCYYTNWSVYRPGTAKFNPQNINPYLCTHLVYAFGGFTKDNQMKPFDKYQDIEQGGYAKFTGLKTYNKQLKTMIAIGGWNEASSRFSPLVASGERRQQFIKNILKFLRQNHFDGIDLDWEYPAHREGGKSRDRDNYAQFVQELRAEFEREAQKTGRTRLLLTMAVPAGIEYIDKGYDVPKLNKYLDWFNVLTYDFHSSHEPSVNHHAPLYSLEEDSEYNYDAELNIDYSIKYYLKAGADRDKLVLGIPTYGRSYTLINEESTELGAPSEGPGEQGDATREKGYLAYYEICQTLKDDPEWTVVQPNANVMGPYAYRRNQWVGYDDEAMVRKKAEYVVAHGLGGIMFWAIDNDDFRGTCNGKPYPLIEAAKEAMVDALGLGINEVAKSNGPQKPSRSRSRDNAVQNRNRLNAKTEAPTPASSRRGPSGGRRTSSTAAPPPPSTTFRLTEADGSSLYIGGRGSTTPAPPTTPDPGSDFKCEEEGFFQHPRDCKKYYWCLDSGPSGLGIVAHQFTCPSGLYFNPAADSCDFARNVPCKSKKSTTASPPVTSTTTTTTVRPNRVTAAPPARPIYAPRTTSSTSTTSTTTTAAPPAEDELEYEEEGSVSDDEPSPGEEDPQVIKELIDLIRKVGGVEQLEKHLLRNKDGSITLKENSASGAPTTPSTISKSLYDRVLSRPGTLNSFTRNRLKINESPASAPETRTESNSSSNSNANYSKYSSVLRGNSRQGPQNEGIEKLTEFDGFLKERKQYVTINRHRSSSQGESEAQSESEEAVEEQSEPETTTRRPISAATPSYTSLRRSRPSTTAASAAESSQEEEEEEQVVQSLSQVKSYATLSRTRGRGTTERPEATTTSSTETESILSSTTNRYKYFERTRPTKSGNVEDAAADPEEDEEEYEEDEPQQNVTVQSKQSLTSHNQNTRKYASIGRSRTTTTTETPPETTTATNNGTETAKASTTTTNNNNNNSSYNVKQNNNKNPTIPTTAESTTTPQPQPPSTTQPETTTNETPEPIESTTSTTNTQHTSPTTPATPTPTPTTTTTPILGSTSIDSDSLATDEPLGDASPTIPLVLDVATSTTTTTTETELGTTPPTTTTTITGNTERNDVDVDDSDDSEVTKTKTQYTKYATTNRRRVTTTTTAKTPTTTTTNNNNNPEAAIDASRNGLNSISNPNVNSIRTTYSGRRQPQRTTQTQTTTTTEPPTTTNPNTLGSVSSPRPFGYPRRRTRPTVQSTTTSTTTINKNDNDNANDKQITDAVVNVVKKTRLSQVDRPKNRYQLSRSRATSGSSTTTTTASSISLSTNPVVPPTTTTRRLAFGVRQRSQQVTKLTQVDEEQTEENEQNKDSQESNEEAEDTDTTTAATTATSSRPTPKRIRVLKFRRPINTTDSTATNSATETENHTTNTVNTTSTTATTPTDTTVHTNNTNTNTKRFRKIVRKLRPVETTSSPSVEAGAEEASEDGATRKPFVPSHTRFTGTTDNQDQNQNQNQNDLLNLRQRLKEQQAKGEPLDGVLSTRLKAGLAQKTGGSEDQDVSELQRLRDKVKAEQARGNGDQGVINDRLKKLLAEKSDKSQKSSEKSESNQSNEAPTTEVSARPFFKRKLVARRPYTPAAAGAGAGGTTKAPLSFNSSRPTPKFVRRKNGRFDPFNSSVRNRGEGFVRSDPRGSRLPGADRFKTQKAGGDNEEEEGDDDDEEEEEEEQSGEAVEAQQEQPLNNRPLGAAGGALRRPFVPKARTQLQPQKPQKSQDEESEEEDEEEEEDDEEDEDEEEEAKPQTIEEGSGTPKPKFNNPYRPKDNRALPGSRPSYAPTAGGATGPGGNVPFNPRVRKPNFSGGGSTTANGSGNRFGGATKRPRVVNRPPGVATPNLTLRPVASDYERTTPLTPLKPAPFIPSNTRSYERKYTGPSTEATETASENSLIEDLNIDALNARNKKIFDINSKKHTTLKPKVVKVETETGAVTEVETGTEMETTEQVAQEQEQDQGYVTTTPSTPPPTTQPDTTSNTNTTDTATTETSIEIDTAPPPPPQIPPTITNETQNANEAPSSPPQEAQLSTSTTQSPPPATTLLHVFTLLEGEGEVEEQTASTSTIRPPKAPSHRSSIAEPKHKLIEINRIVEINSKQAKAAQRKSKANQQDFGMLRVESLPHVEQLGEISVVKYVHLVDGSAIQINDGHSTVADYTPTEPTAYRSPSAPVRNTLPLNEADTETEADRSGKSLLPEVISGALETSTISLEGLFDSPRKGKQLSSNSILQDDTEEPTTIESESETTVVPPTFAAVQATYSSR, encoded by the exons TTCCGGCGTGGAGCGGCCTGGCAAACGCTCTTCCTGCTCTGCGCACTCGCATATTGCATAAATG AGGCCAGCAGCGAGGGTCGTGTCGTTTGCTATTACACGAACTGGAGCGTCTACCGCCCGGGTACGGCCAAATTCAACCCGCAGAACATTAATCCATATTTGTGTACACATTTGGTCTACGCATTCGGTGGATTCACCAAGGACAATCAGATGAAGCCCTTTGACAAGTACCAGGACATTGAGCAGG GTGGATATGCAAAGTTCACCGGCCTCAAGACCTACAACAAGCAGCTGAAAACGATGATTGCCATCGGAGGGTGGAACGAGGCCAGCTCCCGGTTCTCTCCACTGGTGGCCAGCGGCGAGCGTCGCCAGCAGTTCATCAAGAATATCCTCAAGTTTCTGCGACAGAATCACTTTGATGGCATCGACCTGGACTGGGAGTATCCGGCCCATCGGGAGGGCGGCAAGTCCCGTGACCGCGACAATTACGCCCAGTTTGTCCAGGAGCTGCGGGCGGAGTTCGAGCGCGAGGCCCAGAAGACAGGACGCACTCGGTTGCTCTTGACCATGGCCGTGCCAGCGGGCATTGAGTACATCGACAAGGGCTACGACGTGCCCAAGCTGAACAAGTATCTGGATTGGTTCAATGTCCTCACCTACGACTTCCACTCGTCGCACGAGCCCTCTGTGAACCACCACGCCCCGCTCTACTCTCTGGAGGAGGACTCCGAGTACAACTACGATGCAGAGCTGAATATT GATTACTCCATCAAGTACTACCTAAAGGCGGGTGCCGATCGGGATAAGCTCGTGCTGGGCATTCCCACCTATGGCCGGTCCTACACGCTGATCAACGAGGAGAGTACGGAGCTGGGAGCCCCCTCGGAGGGTCCCGGTGAACAGGGCGATGCCACGCGGGAGAAGGGCTATCTGGCGTACTACGAG ATCTGTCAGACGCTCAAGGACGACCCCGAGTGGACGGTGGTGCAGCCGAATGCCAATGTAATGGGTCCATATGCCTACAGACGCAACCAGTGGGTGGGCTACGACGACGAGGCCATGGTACGGAAGAAGGCCGAGTATGTGGTTGCTCACGGCCTGGGCGGCATCATGTTCTGGGCCATAGACAACGATGACTTCCGTGGCACGTGCAACGGCAAGCCATATCCCCTGATCGAGGCTGCCAAGGAGGCCATGGTGGATGCTCTTGG TTTGGGCATCAACGAGGTGGCCAAGTCGAATGGACCACAGAAACCTTCGCGTTCCCGCAGTCGCGACAATGCCGTACAGAATCGGAACCGCCTGAATGCCAAGACAGAGGCCCCAACGCCGGCCAGCTCGAGGAGAGGTCCCAGCGGTGGACGTCGCACCAGCAgcacagcagcaccaccacctcCCAGCACCACCTTTAGGCTGACGGAGGCCGATGGCTCCTCGCTGTACATTGGAGGCCGGGGCTCGACAACACCAGCGCCGCCAACCACCCCCGATCCGGGCTCGGATTTCAAGTGCGAGGAGGAGGGCTTCTTCCAGCATCCGCGGGACTGCAAAAAGTACTACTGGTGCCTGGACAGCGGCCCCTCGGGCCTGGGCATCGTGGCCCACCAGTTCACATGCCCCTCGGGACTGTACTTCAATCCGGCTGCGGATTCCTGTGACTTTGCCCGCAATGTGCCATGCAAGTCCAAGAA ATCCACCACAGCGTCTCCACCAGTGACCTCCACGACAACGACGACTACAGTGCGACCCAATCGGGTGACAGCGGCCCCGCCAGCAAGACCCATCTATGCACCacgcaccaccagcagcaccagcaccacctCGACCACAACCACTGCAGCGCCACCCGCTGAAGATGAGCTGGAGTATGAGGAGGAGGGAAGCGTCAGCGACGATGAGCCGTCGCCAGGGGAAGAGGATCCGCAGGTGATCAAAGAGCTGATCGATCTCATCCGGAAGGTGGGCGGCGTGGAGCAGCTGGAGAAGCATCTGCTGCGAAACAAGGACGGCTCCATTACGCTAAAGGAGAACTCCGCCAGCGGTGCCCCGACCACACCCTCGACCATTAGCAAATCTCTTTACGATCGCGTGCTCAGTAGGCCCGGTACTCTCAATTCCTTCACGCGCAATCGGCTGAAGATCAACGAATCTCCAGCTTCAGCCCCAGAGACCAGGACCGAGAGCAACAGCTCCTCCAACTCCAACGCCAACTACTCCAAGTACTCCTCGGTGTTGAGGGGCAACAGTCGTCAAGGACCGCAGAACGAGGGCATCGAGAAGCTCACGGAGTTCGATGGCTTCCTGAAGGAGCGAAAGCAATATGTGACCATCAATCGTCATCGTTCGTCGAGCCAGGGTGAGTCCGAGGCCCAGTCAGAGTCCGAGGAAGCAGTCGAGGAGCAGTCCGAGCCGGAAACCACCACCCGACGACCCATCAGTGCCGCCACGCCATCGTATACCAGCTTGCGACGCTCCCGACCCTCAACCACAGCGGCCTCAGCCGCAGAATCCTcccaggaggaggaggaggaggagcaggtgGTGCAGTCGCTCAGCCAAGTGAAGTCCTATGCCACCTTGAGCCGGACGCGTGGACGTGGCACCACCGAGAGGCCGGAGGCAACCACAACCAGCAGCACGGAAACGGAGTCCATCTTGAGTTCGACAACCAATCG CTACAAATACTTTGAACGCACAAGGCCCACGAAGAGCGGCAATGTAGAGGATGCTGCAGCAGATCCcgaggaggatgaggaggagtaCGAGGAGGATGAACCGCAGCAAAATGTCACGGTACAGAGCAAACAAAGTCTCACAAGCCACAACCAAAACACACGTAAATATGCGAGCATTGGTCGCAGTAGAACAACAACCACTACAGAAACACCACCAGAAACCACAACAGCAACCAACAACGGCACAGAGACTGCCAAggccagcaccaccaccaccaacaacaacaacaacaacagcagctaCAATGTGAAACAGAATAACAACAAGAACCCAACAAtaccaacaacagcagaaaGCACCACAacacctcaacctcaaccacCGAGCACCACCCAACCAGAAACCACAACTAACGAAACCCCTGAACCAATTGAAAGCACCACTTCAACCACTAACACCCAGCATACCTCACCCACAACCccagccacacccacacccacacccacaaccacaaccacaccTATTTTAGGATCCACCAGCATTGACTCAGACTCATTGGCAACCGATGAACCACTGGGCGATGCCTCTCCCACTATCCCACTAGTCCTAGACGTAGCCACCAGTActacaacaacgacaacagaGACGGAACTGGGAACAACACCacccacaacaacaaccacaatcACTGGCAACACCGAACGAAATGACGTGGACGTGGACGACAGTGACGACAGCGAGGTAACAAAAACCAAGACACAATACACAAAGTATGCAACCACCAATCGCAGGCGTgtgacaacaacaaccacagcTAAAACgccgacaacaacaaccacaaacaacaacaacaatccaGAAGCTGCGATCGATGCTAGTCGAAACGGTTTGAATAGCATTAGCAATCCTAACGTAAATAGCATTAGAACCACCTACTCTGGTAGAAGGCAACCACAAAGaaccacacagacacagacaacaacaaccacagaACCACCCACCACCACTAACCCGAATACGCTGGGTAGCGTATCTAGTCCGAGACCCTTTGGTTATCCCAGACGGCGCACACGACCCACAGTCCAAAGCACAACCACTAGCACCACTACGATAAACAAAAACGATAACGATAACGCAAACGATAAACAGATAACAGATGCAGTTGTGAATGTAGTGAAGAAAACACGACTATCCCAAGTGGATAGGCCCAAG AATCGTTATCAATTGAGCCGCAGCAGAGCtaccagcggcagcagcaccaccaccaccacagcCAGCAGTATCAGCCTCAGCACCAACCCAGTAGTGCCACCAACAACGACAACACGTCGCTTGGCCTTTGGCGTGCGCCAGCGATCGCAGCAGGTAACTAAATTAACCCAAGTCGATGAAGAGCAGACTGAGGAGAATGAACAGAATAAGGATAGCCAAGAGTCCAACGAAGAGGCAGAGGACACAGACACCAcaacggcagcaacaacagccaccagcagcaggccGACGCCAAAGCGCATTCGCGTACTGAAATTCCGACGACCCATCAATACCACAGACAGCACAGCCACTAATAGCGCCACTGAAACAGAAAACCACACAACCAACACAGTAAACACCACcagcacaacagcaacaacacccACCGACACCACAGTGCACACCAACAACACAAATACCAATACCAAGCGTTTCCGTAAGATTGTGCGTAAACTAAGACCCGTAGAAACCACCAGCTCCCCCAGTGTTGAAGCTGGTGCTGAAGAGGCCTCCGAAGATGGGGCCACCCGTAAACCCTTTGTGCCCAGCCACACGCGATTTACAGGAACCACCGATAACCAggaccagaaccagaaccaaaaccaaaacgaTCTTCTCAATCTGCGACAACGCCTCAAGGAGCAGCAGGCCAAGGGCGAACCCCTCGATGGGGTATTGAGCACACGCCTGAAGGCGGGACTCGCACAGAAGACAGGAGGATCAGAGGATCAGGACGTCTCGGAGCTGCAGCGATTGAGGGACAAGGTGAAAGCAGAACAGGCGCGGGGCAATGGCGACCAAGGAGTAATCAACGATCGCCTGAAGAAGCTGCTGGCCGAGAAGTCAGACAAGTCACAGAAATCATCGGAGAAATCCGAGTCCAATCAGAGCAATGAGGCGCCAACCACTGAGGTCTCGGCACGGCCATTCTTCAAGCGGAAGCTGGTGGCCAGAAGACCCTATACACCTGccgcagcaggagcaggagctggtgGCACCACCAAGGCGCCACTCAGCTTCAATAGCTCCCGACCCACACCGAAGTTTGTGCGGCGCAAGAACGGACGTTTCGATCCCTTCAATTCGAGTGTCCGCAATAGGGGAGAGGGATTCGTGCGCAGCGATCCTCGAGGATCCCGTCTGCCCGGAGCCGACCGCTTCAAGACCCAGAAGGCAGGAGGGGacaacgaggaggaggagggggatgatgatgatgaggaggaggaggaggaggaacaGAGCGGGGAAGCTGTGGAGGCgcagcaggagcagccgcTGAATAATCGCCCGCTGGGTGCCGCCGGTGGAGCCCTGAGGAGGCCTTTTGTGCCCAAAGCCCGGACCCAGCTACAACCACAGAAGCCACAGAAGAGCCAGGACGAGGAGagcgaggaggaggacgaagaggaggaggaagacgaCGAAGAGGATGAGGACGAAGAGGAGGAGGCAAAGCCACAAACGATCGAAGAAGGCAGCGGCACGCCCAAGCCAAAGTTCAATAATCCCTACCGCCCCAAGGACAATCGCGCACTGCCCGGCAGTCGTCCGAGCTATGCCCCCACCGCAGGTGGGGCCACTGGTCCCGGCGGCAATGTGCCCTTCAATCCACGCGTTCGTAAGCCCAACTTCAGTGGGGGAGGATCCACGACGGCTAATGGCTCTGGCAATCGCTTTGGCGGTGCCACCAAACGACCCCGCGTGGTCAATCGGCCACCGGGCGTGGCCACGCCCAACCTGACCCTGCGGCCAGTGGCCAGCGATTATGAGCGCACCACACCGCTGACACCGCTGAAGCCGGCACCGTTCATTCCCAGCAACACGAGGAGCTACGAGAGAAAGTACACCGGGCCCTCCACAGAGGCCACGGAAACGGCCAGCGAGAACTCCCTGATCGAGGACCTGAACATCGATGCATTGAATGCCAGGAACAAGAAGATCTTCGATATCAACAGCAAGAAGCACACGACACTCAAGCCGAAGGTGGTGAAGGTGGAGACGGAAACGGGAGCAGTGACGGAGGTGGAGACTGGTACTGAGATGGAGACGACAGAGCAGGTGGCacaggaacaggaacaggatCAGGGCTATGTGACAACCACACCAAGCACACCACCACCCACCACACAGCCAGACACCAccagcaacaccaacaccacagACACTGCAACAACCGAAACATCCATAGAAATAGATACCGCACCACCACCTCCACCACAGATACCACCCACCATCACCAACGAGACCCAAAATGCTAATGAAGCCCCCTCTTCACCCCCACAGGAAGCACAGCTCTCCACCAGCACCACCCAATCGCCGCCGCCGGCCACCACCCTCCTGCATGTCTTCACCCTGCtcgagggcgagggcgaggtTGAGGAACAGACGGCCTCCACCTCCACAATTAGGCCGCCAAAGGCCCCGTCGCACAGAAGCAGCATTGCCGAGCCCAAGCACAAGCTGATCGAGATCAATCGCATAGTGGAGATCAACTCAAAGCAGGCCAAGGCCGCCCAGCGGAAGTCCAAGGCCAATCAGCAGGACTTCGGCATGCTGCGGGTGGAGTCGCTGCCCCACGTGGAGCAGCTGGGCGAGATCAGTGTGGTGAAATATGTACATCTGGTCGATGGCAGCGCCATTCAGATCAACGATGGTCACAGCACCGTAGCCGACTACACGCCCACCGAGCCCACAGCCTACCGCAGCCCCTCGGCACCCGTGAGGAACACCCTGCCTCTTAACGAAGCGgacacagagacagaggcgGATCGCAGTGGCAAGTCCCTGCTGCCGGAGGTCATCAGTGGTGCATTGGAGACATCCACCATATCGCTGGAGGGACTCTTCGATTCGCCCCGCAAGGGCAAGCAGTTGAGCAGCAACAGCATACTCCAGGATGATACAGAGGAGCCAACGACCATcgaaagcgaaagcgaaacCACGGTGGTGCCACCCACCTTTGCTGCCGTCCAGGCCACATAC TCATCTCGATAG